Proteins encoded within one genomic window of Lactococcus garvieae:
- a CDS encoding PTS sugar transporter subunit IIA, with protein sequence MLGFGKKKSVSEDTALYAPLSGQVIDLEEVSDPVFAKKVMGDGYAIEPTNNVVVSPVAGEITLVQGHAIGFKRADGLEILLHLGIDTVSLNGQPFDIKAKIGDKVEGGDKLGSVDWKQVETAGLPLTSMVLITNTAEKLDKISVQKGSVQEGEKLGQASAK encoded by the coding sequence ATGTTAGGTTTTGGTAAGAAAAAAAGTGTGAGTGAAGATACCGCACTATACGCACCTCTATCAGGGCAAGTTATTGATCTGGAAGAAGTTTCAGATCCTGTGTTTGCAAAAAAAGTCATGGGGGATGGCTATGCCATAGAACCAACCAATAATGTGGTAGTTAGTCCAGTTGCTGGAGAGATTACTTTGGTTCAAGGGCATGCGATTGGTTTCAAGCGAGCAGATGGTTTGGAAATCTTACTCCATTTGGGGATTGACACCGTAAGTTTAAATGGACAACCTTTTGATATTAAGGCTAAAATCGGCGATAAGGTTGAGGGTGGCGATAAACTTGGCAGTGTAGATTGGAAGCAAGTGGAAACTGCAGGACTTCCCTTAACAAGCATGGTTTTAATAACTAACACAGCGGAAAAATTAGACAAGATTTCTGTACAAAAGGGCAGTGTGCAAGAAGGTGAGAAACTCGGACAAGCGAGTGCAAAATAA
- the purD gene encoding phosphoribosylamine--glycine ligase: MRVLVVGSGGREHAIARKLAQSSKVDKVFISPGNAGMTDEKLETVAISELDNPALVRFAKKEKIDLTFVGPETALMNGIVDAFLEEDLLIFGPKADAAQIEGSKTFAKSIMKKYGVATAAYESFSDLEKALNYVKEKGAPIVIKADGLAAGKGVTVAMDLESAVLALRDIFQADKARVVIEEYLEGEEFSLFSLVHEGKIYPLPIAQDHKRAFDGDKGPNTGGMGAYAPVPHIPEEIIQEALTHIVEPTVAGLISENKSFTGVLYAGLIWTKQGVKTIEFNARFGDPETQVVLESITSDFAENIVDILQGKVPKLTWNKEEITLGVVVANCGYPNSTTESVPLPSLKNLNCFYAGVMDKNGQLFSNGGRVYMITETGIDIARIQKSLYEKLDKLDNEGMFYRKDIGNRGM, from the coding sequence ATGAGGGTTTTAGTTGTTGGGTCAGGTGGACGAGAACATGCGATTGCAAGAAAATTAGCACAAAGTAGTAAAGTTGATAAAGTTTTTATTTCCCCAGGAAATGCTGGAATGACGGATGAAAAGTTAGAAACAGTAGCTATTTCCGAACTTGACAATCCTGCTTTGGTTCGTTTTGCTAAAAAAGAAAAAATTGATTTAACTTTTGTGGGTCCAGAAACAGCCTTGATGAATGGTATAGTGGATGCCTTTTTGGAAGAAGATTTGCTTATATTTGGTCCAAAAGCAGATGCAGCACAAATCGAGGGAAGTAAGACCTTTGCGAAATCAATCATGAAAAAGTATGGTGTAGCCACTGCTGCATATGAGAGCTTCTCTGATCTAGAAAAAGCTTTAAATTATGTTAAAGAAAAAGGGGCTCCTATTGTCATTAAGGCAGATGGTCTCGCTGCTGGAAAAGGTGTTACGGTTGCTATGGATTTAGAAAGTGCTGTCCTCGCCTTAAGAGATATTTTCCAAGCGGATAAAGCAAGAGTAGTAATAGAAGAATATTTAGAAGGCGAAGAGTTTTCCTTGTTCAGTTTGGTTCATGAGGGGAAGATATACCCTCTACCAATTGCGCAAGACCACAAGCGGGCTTTTGATGGAGATAAGGGTCCCAATACAGGTGGGATGGGCGCTTATGCTCCTGTACCACATATTCCCGAAGAAATTATTCAAGAAGCCCTCACACATATCGTAGAGCCTACTGTTGCTGGTTTGATTTCTGAAAATAAATCATTTACTGGCGTCCTCTATGCAGGCTTAATCTGGACAAAGCAAGGGGTAAAGACCATTGAGTTCAATGCTCGGTTTGGTGACCCAGAGACTCAAGTTGTCTTAGAGAGTATTACAAGTGACTTTGCCGAAAATATAGTGGATATTCTACAAGGTAAAGTTCCCAAATTAACTTGGAACAAAGAAGAAATTACTTTAGGAGTTGTGGTAGCAAACTGTGGCTATCCAAATTCTACTACAGAAAGTGTGCCTTTACCTTCTTTAAAGAATTTAAACTGCTTTTATGCAGGGGTTATGGATAAAAATGGGCAATTATTTTCAAATGGCGGTCGAGTCTACATGATTACAGAAACAGGAATAGACATAGCGCGCATACAAAAATCACTTTATGAAAAACTAGATAAGTTAGATAACGAAGGAATGTTTTATCGTAAAGATATTGGAAATAGAGGAATGTGA
- a CDS encoding PTS transporter subunit EIIC, with translation MADYKKLARDIILAVGGEENITKVIHCITRLRFYLVDKDKADSEKLEAMDGVAGVVYNANLGQYQVVIGQAVEDVYDEIVAQLGTRVVDGENSGEKLEGEDKEVSKNPLIRAFQVVVGTITGSMMPIIGLLAAGGMINGILNMFVKGNHIFELISPTDPTYIIISTMAMAPFYFLPVLVGYAAAKQLGSDPFVVAAVGGFMIHPALQGLVAAPNIIEKGEIVAGKAPVVMELFGVTFNTSYFNIPVSLPNYAYTIFPIIVAAWMAKPIGNWLKKHMPLALRSIFVPMITFFIVASLVLLLVGPVISIVSSALASVITGLINLNLTIAGAIIGGLYQVLVIFGLHWLVIPILTQQIVTTGESNINMIVSFTMLAQGAGALAVFLKTRQQKLKGLALPAAISAFCGVTEPAMYGINLKYIRVFIMSSIGAAAGAAVAGLFDLHMYGFSGSLIGFPNFAATTNPLTQAAGNPNNFIYFWIATAVCIAVSMTLVWFFGFKDTDTMGTGLEKKNVFKAAANK, from the coding sequence ATGGCAGATTACAAAAAACTAGCAAGAGACATTATCTTGGCTGTTGGTGGGGAAGAAAACATTACAAAAGTCATCCACTGTATCACACGTTTACGTTTTTACTTGGTTGATAAAGATAAGGCTGACAGTGAAAAGCTAGAAGCAATGGATGGTGTAGCTGGAGTTGTTTATAATGCAAATCTCGGTCAATATCAAGTTGTGATTGGACAAGCTGTTGAAGATGTCTATGATGAAATTGTGGCCCAGCTGGGCACTCGCGTAGTTGATGGCGAGAACAGCGGTGAGAAGTTGGAAGGTGAGGATAAAGAAGTTTCTAAAAATCCATTAATTCGTGCATTCCAAGTTGTTGTAGGAACGATTACAGGTTCAATGATGCCCATTATAGGACTTCTTGCAGCTGGTGGTATGATCAACGGTATTCTGAATATGTTTGTTAAAGGAAATCATATTTTTGAACTTATTAGTCCTACTGATCCTACCTATATTATTATTTCTACTATGGCAATGGCTCCTTTCTATTTCCTACCCGTTTTAGTCGGTTATGCTGCGGCTAAGCAGTTAGGTTCGGATCCCTTTGTTGTTGCTGCCGTTGGTGGCTTTATGATTCATCCAGCTTTACAAGGCCTTGTGGCCGCACCAAATATCATTGAAAAAGGTGAAATTGTTGCTGGAAAAGCGCCAGTAGTGATGGAATTATTTGGCGTTACCTTTAATACCAGTTATTTTAACATTCCCGTTAGTCTTCCTAACTATGCTTATACTATCTTTCCAATCATTGTTGCTGCGTGGATGGCTAAACCAATTGGAAATTGGCTCAAAAAACATATGCCTTTGGCACTTCGCTCAATTTTCGTACCAATGATTACTTTCTTTATTGTTGCCTCACTCGTTCTTTTATTAGTTGGCCCAGTGATTAGTATCGTTTCATCAGCTCTTGCCTCTGTTATTACTGGTTTGATTAACCTTAATTTAACTATTGCTGGAGCGATTATTGGTGGTTTGTACCAAGTCCTTGTTATTTTTGGCTTGCATTGGCTTGTTATCCCAATCTTGACACAACAAATCGTGACAACAGGTGAATCCAATATCAATATGATTGTATCTTTTACCATGTTGGCACAAGGTGCAGGAGCTTTAGCCGTATTTCTTAAAACACGTCAGCAAAAACTCAAAGGTTTAGCACTCCCAGCAGCAATCTCTGCCTTTTGTGGTGTAACGGAACCGGCAATGTACGGTATTAACTTAAAATATATACGTGTCTTTATTATGAGTTCGATTGGTGCTGCAGCAGGAGCAGCCGTTGCGGGTCTCTTTGACTTGCATATGTATGGCTTCTCAGGGTCACTTATCGGTTTCCCAAACTTTGCTGCCACAACAAATCCACTTACCCAAGCTGCGGGTAATCCTAACAACTTTATATATTTCTGGATTGCAACAGCTGTCTGTATAGCAGTTTCGATGACTTTAGTTTGGTTCTTTGGTTTTAAAGATACCGACACGATGGGAACTGGCCTTGAAAAGAAAAATGTATTTAAAGCAGCGGCGAATAAGTAA
- a CDS encoding YjjG family noncanonical pyrimidine nucleotidase produces MTVLLFDIDNTLLDFDKAEYTALGKIFEQYHIEDTPENRAIYSRENKALWRSHEAGEISRETLLSTRFANTFLALGVNEEYDASAVDAEYQLYLAQGHELMDNAMELLNQLNQEGTEMYIVSNGTSKVSRPRILESGIAGYFQDIFISEEIGKHKPSKAFFDYVFDHIEDAQSKEFAIVGDTLATDILGGKNAGIKTIWYNPKHLIAQKDLAPDWMIEDLLEIPSLSVLA; encoded by the coding sequence ATGACTGTACTACTTTTTGACATAGATAATACACTTCTCGATTTTGATAAAGCAGAATATACGGCTTTAGGAAAAATTTTTGAGCAGTACCACATTGAAGATACCCCAGAAAATAGAGCAATCTATTCGCGTGAAAATAAAGCTCTATGGCGCAGTCATGAAGCAGGAGAAATCAGTCGTGAAACCCTTCTCTCCACCCGTTTTGCCAATACCTTCTTGGCGCTTGGAGTGAATGAAGAATACGATGCATCAGCTGTTGATGCCGAGTACCAACTTTATTTAGCTCAGGGGCATGAGTTGATGGACAATGCTATGGAACTTCTGAATCAGCTTAACCAAGAAGGTACCGAGATGTATATTGTCAGCAACGGGACATCTAAAGTCTCTCGCCCACGTATTTTAGAATCAGGGATTGCTGGTTACTTCCAAGATATTTTTATTAGTGAAGAAATTGGTAAACATAAGCCTTCAAAAGCATTTTTCGATTATGTCTTTGATCACATTGAGGACGCTCAAAGCAAAGAATTTGCTATTGTTGGTGATACTTTAGCTACAGATATTTTGGGTGGAAAAAATGCAGGTATTAAGACTATTTGGTATAATCCGAAACATCTCATTGCTCAAAAAGACTTAGCACCAGATTGGATGATTGAAGATTTGCTCGAAATCCCCTCTTTATCTGTTCTTGCATAA
- the purE gene encoding 5-(carboxyamino)imidazole ribonucleotide mutase, whose protein sequence is MAEIAVIMGSLSDWETMKQGTQILEEFGVAYDKKVVSAHRTPELMLDFAKSAKAQGYKVIIAGAGGAAHLPGMVAAMTVLPVIGVPIQSRALSGLDSLYSIVQMPAGVPVASMAIGVAGAKNAGLYAVQILATEDKVLSDKLIKYREEAAEIAVSSTEKLV, encoded by the coding sequence ATGGCAGAAATAGCAGTTATTATGGGGTCTCTCTCAGATTGGGAGACCATGAAACAAGGCACACAAATTTTAGAAGAATTTGGGGTCGCCTATGATAAAAAAGTGGTATCGGCTCACCGTACACCAGAGCTAATGTTGGATTTTGCTAAAAGTGCCAAAGCACAAGGTTATAAGGTAATTATTGCTGGCGCCGGTGGAGCGGCACATCTGCCTGGCATGGTTGCTGCTATGACAGTTCTTCCTGTGATTGGAGTACCTATACAATCACGCGCCTTGTCTGGACTAGATAGTCTTTATTCTATTGTACAAATGCCTGCCGGCGTTCCTGTAGCTAGTATGGCGATAGGAGTAGCAGGAGCCAAAAATGCAGGTCTCTATGCTGTGCAAATTTTAGCAACAGAAGACAAAGTCTTATCTGATAAATTAATAAAATATCGAGAAGAAGCAGCAGAAATCGCGGTCTCTTCAACAGAAAAATTGGTATAA
- the treC gene encoding alpha,alpha-phosphotrehalase, with protein sequence MTLSEKVIYQIYPKSFLDTTGDGTGDLRGITEKLPYLAELGIDMVWLNPFYPSPQKDNGYDISDYVNIDPVFGTFDDFDQMVARGKELGIEFMLDMVLNHVSIEHEWFQKALAGDKYYQDFFILRDEPTDWVSKFGGNAWAPFGNTGKYYLHLYDVSQADLNWRNENVRRELFKVVNFWRAKGISGFRFDVINVIGKDELLNNNSDFDGKFEYTDKPITHEYLKMLNRETFGQDKNSITVGEMSSTSIENSILYTQPERNELSMVFNFHHLKTDYENGNKWTKAPVDFQKLKNLLHEWGEKMDQGGGWNANFWNNHDQPRALNRFVDVKNFRIKGATMLAAAIHLSRGTPFIYMGEEIGMIDPEFDSVTDYQDLETLNAYQILRKQGKTEEEAFKIVQSKSRDNSRTPMQWDDSPNAGFTKGQPWLKLGKHTDINMKKDKGGEIYNFYKEMIKLRKAEKIISEGSYKAALQKSESIYAFIREYANQKLLVLNNFAQHAVDFELPKGFENAEVFINNYDSYEKNSLQPYQSVALLRK encoded by the coding sequence ATGACGTTAAGTGAAAAAGTCATCTATCAAATATATCCTAAATCATTTTTGGATACAACAGGAGATGGAACAGGAGATCTTAGAGGGATTACCGAAAAATTACCCTATTTAGCAGAGCTCGGTATTGATATGGTTTGGCTAAATCCTTTTTACCCAAGCCCTCAAAAGGATAATGGCTATGACATCTCTGACTATGTCAATATAGATCCAGTATTTGGCACTTTTGATGATTTTGATCAAATGGTAGCTCGAGGTAAAGAGCTTGGTATCGAGTTTATGCTAGATATGGTTTTAAATCATGTGTCAATTGAGCATGAATGGTTTCAAAAAGCATTAGCAGGGGACAAATACTACCAAGACTTCTTTATCTTAAGGGACGAACCTACAGATTGGGTTTCTAAATTTGGAGGAAATGCCTGGGCACCTTTTGGAAACACGGGAAAATATTATCTCCATCTTTATGACGTGAGCCAAGCAGATTTAAACTGGCGTAATGAAAATGTTCGTAGAGAACTTTTCAAAGTAGTTAACTTTTGGCGTGCGAAAGGGATTTCTGGTTTCAGATTTGATGTAATTAATGTTATCGGAAAAGATGAACTACTTAATAATAATTCAGACTTTGATGGGAAATTTGAATATACGGATAAACCGATTACTCATGAATACCTGAAAATGCTCAACCGAGAAACTTTTGGTCAAGATAAAAACTCGATAACAGTAGGCGAAATGAGCTCTACCTCCATTGAGAACAGTATCCTTTATACACAGCCTGAACGAAATGAACTGAGCATGGTTTTTAACTTTCATCATCTAAAAACAGATTACGAAAATGGAAATAAATGGACAAAAGCACCTGTTGATTTTCAGAAGTTGAAGAATCTCCTGCATGAGTGGGGCGAAAAAATGGATCAAGGCGGCGGTTGGAATGCGAATTTTTGGAATAATCATGACCAACCTCGTGCGCTAAATCGATTTGTTGATGTGAAAAATTTCCGAATCAAAGGGGCTACCATGTTAGCAGCAGCGATACACTTAAGTCGAGGCACCCCTTTTATTTATATGGGAGAAGAAATAGGAATGATAGATCCAGAGTTTGATTCTGTGACAGACTATCAGGACTTGGAAACATTAAATGCTTATCAAATACTGAGAAAACAAGGTAAGACAGAAGAGGAAGCATTTAAGATAGTACAAAGTAAGTCTCGTGATAACTCGCGTACACCTATGCAGTGGGACGATTCACCTAATGCTGGATTTACCAAAGGTCAACCGTGGCTTAAACTTGGGAAACACACAGATATAAATATGAAAAAAGATAAAGGGGGAGAAATTTATAACTTCTATAAAGAGATGATTAAGTTGAGGAAGGCAGAAAAAATCATTTCTGAAGGAAGTTACAAGGCTGCCCTCCAAAAATCAGAATCTATCTATGCTTTTATCCGAGAATATGCGAATCAGAAATTACTTGTTCTTAATAATTTTGCTCAGCATGCTGTAGACTTTGAATTACCAAAAGGCTTTGAAAATGCTGAAGTTTTTATAAACAATTATGATTCTTATGAAAAGAATAGCTTACAACCTTATCAATCTGTGGCTCTTTTACGGAAGTAG
- the treR gene encoding trehalose operon repressor, with the protein MKKYETILRDLEKKIGEGVYLENELLPSENQLTEIYQTSRATVRHALKILEENGIIHRRHGFGSIVIPRERLMFPISGLTSFKELKDSLNFSSSTEILIFEKIIVDKQLSELSFFAEGVQAYHILRRRNIDNNFVILDRDYILATVAPDMTRDAVQSSLYAYLEKQLNLDISYAQKEITIDFVNDEDKNYLDLHPMDRHVVSVRSHVYLADNTVFQYTESRHQVDKFRFTEFSRRQKH; encoded by the coding sequence ATGAAAAAGTATGAAACGATTCTTCGAGATTTAGAGAAAAAAATAGGTGAAGGAGTCTATCTCGAAAATGAACTTTTACCCAGTGAAAATCAGCTCACCGAGATTTACCAAACCAGTCGTGCTACAGTACGGCATGCGCTCAAAATATTAGAAGAAAACGGAATAATCCACCGCCGCCATGGTTTTGGATCTATTGTCATACCGCGCGAAAGACTGATGTTTCCTATCTCTGGTTTAACGTCATTCAAAGAACTAAAAGATTCTTTGAATTTCTCATCCTCCACAGAAATATTAATTTTTGAAAAAATTATTGTAGACAAGCAGCTCTCTGAGCTTTCTTTTTTTGCAGAAGGTGTTCAAGCTTATCACATACTGCGACGTCGAAATATCGATAACAATTTTGTTATTCTTGACCGTGATTATATTTTGGCTACAGTCGCTCCTGATATGACAAGGGATGCGGTTCAAAGTTCTCTTTATGCCTACCTTGAGAAACAACTTAATTTAGATATTTCCTATGCTCAAAAAGAAATTACTATTGATTTCGTCAATGATGAGGATAAAAACTACCTTGACTTACATCCGATGGATCGGCACGTTGTTAGTGTCCGAAGTCATGTTTATCTCGCCGATAATACCGTCTTTCAATACACAGAAAGTCGGCATCAAGTCGATAAAT